In Brachyhypopomus gauderio isolate BG-103 chromosome 11, BGAUD_0.2, whole genome shotgun sequence, a single genomic region encodes these proteins:
- the LOC143527554 gene encoding uncharacterized protein LOC143527554 isoform X5: MESLSEMEQRLVQEGLSVDASSSERLALLWRLYVEKDKRARELTRNILELRLEHAAELKIASRRSGQENLLEERKCLEKDVAEATSRLHMAHGEIHRLTEELESARSALRAYESELQAAQLEIEQLRQEIEDWKRHDVAEHIKVEEVKEFLVAEVLQLKTTVHKMNTDCLQLLELVKDTDRDEGDSDEAFTQKLSKSQILSTTSSSKVKRKKALQDIHKRCREEMEEMEARLEQETLQRKKAVEECEDQRKRRQVAEDLTLQLQELQEQKNCDHEAEIQHLQKQIDLLEEIDEVNVEKSQRQDRKCAQHLQLLESLTTELDWVRTTLHEEKEQAKQQHLAEQAKLQDSWTWCKRLNEELKRIRDLLMNSDEQLLAQSERNSQHHSSINVLEQDLETCQPQEQDQYLFQHEQVDSVLNAEKTHSKHTNNLELELRDMVAEMSTLKNQVENSQQQWKRLAVREEELRLEVESLLANNAQLSQAKAELARQVQDLEITKEKLTLSQQDYEKVHTQLQEADVNLSFQISKQHDRKLRHRERLCKAKEVYLRETAWRDEKIVEQQRELEILSMRLQRESDMVKMVQTENEALLLNKKELLCRLNEEEGARASAVATTTSMHRRLDLLKKELWQRDEKLIKYIELDNLIRQLLNCQSLTASEDLKRLILLKTQISEGTV; the protein is encoded by the exons ATGGAGTCGTTGAGTGAGATGGAGCAGCGCTTGGTGCAGGAAGGACTGTCTGTGGACGCCTCCAGCTCTGAGCGTCTGGCTTTGCTGTGGCGGCTCTACGTGGAGAAGGACAAACGCGCGAGAGAGCTCACTCGGAACATACTGGAGCTGCGCTTGGAGCACGCGGCGGAGCTCAAAATC GCGAGCAGGCGTTCTGGTCAGGAGAATCTCCTGGAAGAGCGGAAGTGTCTGGAGAAGGATGTGGCTGAGGCGACCTCCAGGCTGCACATGGCCCACGGGGAGATCCACCGCCTCACTGAGGAGCTGGAGTCAGCCCGCTCGGCCCTCAGAGCCTACG AGTCAGAGCTCCAGGCTGCTCAGCTAGAAATTGAGCAACTTAGACAGGAAATAGAGGACTGGAAACGCCATG ATGTGGCTGAACACATCAAGgtagaggaggtgaaggagtTCCTGGTGGCAGAGGTCCTTCAGCTGAAGACCACTGTTCACAAAATGAACACTGACTGCTTGCAGTTGCTTGAGCTG GTTAAAGACACTGACAGGGATGAAGGTGACAGTGACGAGGCGTTTACTCAGAAACTGTCAAAG AGTCAGATCCTCAGCACGACTTCTTCATCTAAAGTTAAGAGGAAGAAAGCACTACAGGACATCCATAAGAG GTGCCgcgaggagatggaggagatggaggctcGGCTTGAGCAGGAGACCCTGCAGAGGAAGAAAGCAGTGGAGGAATGTGAagatcagaggaagaggaggcaaGTGGCGGAAGACCTTACCCTGCAGCTGCAGGAACTGCAGGAGCAAAAAAATTGCGACCATGAGGCTGAAATCCAGCACCTTCAGAAGCAG ATAGATCTCCTGGAAGAAATTGATGAAGTCAATGTTGAGAAATCTCAGAGACAGGACAGGAAGTGTGCGCAGCACCTGCAGCTG CTGGAGTCTCTGACCACTGAACTGGACTGGGTCAGGACCACACTTCATGAAGAGAAAGAGCAGGCCAAACAACAACACTTGGCTGAGCAGGCCAAG CTGCAGGACTCCTGGACATGGTGCAAGAGGCTAAATGAGGAGCTCAAGAGGATTCGTGATCTCCTCATGAACAGTGACGAACAGCTGCTTGCTCAGAGTGAGAGGAACAGCCAACATCACAGCAGCATCAACGTCCTAGAGCAAGACCTGGAGACGTGCCAGCCTCAGGAGCAGGACCAGTACCTGTTCCAGCACGAGCAGGTGGACTCTGTG CTAAATGCAGAGAAGActcacagcaaacacaccaacaaCCTGGAGCTGGAGCTTAGGGACATGGTGGCTGAGATGTCCACCTTGAAGAATCAAGTGGAGAACTCCCAACAGCAGTG GAAGCGCTTAgcagtgagggaggaggagctgCGGCTGGAGGTGGAGTCACTGCTGGCCAATAACGCTCAGCTGAGTCAGGCCAAGGCGGAGCTTGCTCGGCAGGTCCAAGACCTGGAGATAACTAAG gagaaactgaccctcAGCCAGCAGGACTATGAGAAAGTCCACACGCAGCTCCAGGAAGCCGATGTTAACTTGTCCTTTCAGATCAG CAAGCAGCATGACAGGAAGCTACGGCACAGAGAGAGACTTTGCAAGGCCAAAGAGGTGTATCTCAGGGAGACGGCCTGGCGAGACGAGAAGATCGTGGAGCAGCAGAGGGAGCTGGAGATCCTCAGCATGCGTCTTCAGAGG GAGAGTGACATGGTGAAGATGGTGCAGACTGAGAACGAGGCTCTGCTCCTTAACAAGAAAGAGCTGCTCTGTCGGTTGAATGAAGAGGAGGGTGCCAGAGCAAGTGCTGTTGCCACAACAACGTCCATGCACCGAAG GCTGGATCTTcttaagaaagagctttggcAGAGAGATGAAAAGCTGATAAAGTACATAGAGCTTGACAACCTCATTAGACAGCTGCTCAACTGCCAATCGCTCACTGCTTCTGAG GACCTGAAGAGGCTGATATTGTTAAAGACCCAGATCAGTGAGGGCACTGTGTAA
- the LOC143527554 gene encoding uncharacterized protein LOC143527554 isoform X2, which translates to MESLSEMEQRLVQEGLSVDASSSERLALLWRLYVEKDKRARELTRNILELRLEHAAELKIASRRSGQENLLEERKCLEKDVAEATSRLHMAHGEIHRLTEELESARSALRAYESELQAAQLEIEQLRQEIEDWKRHDVAEHIKVEEVKEFLVAEVLQLKTTVHKMNTDCLQLLELVKDTDRDEGDSDEAFTQKLSKSQILSTTSSSKVKRKKALQDIHKRCREEMEEMEARLEQETLQRKKAVEECEDQRKRRQVAEDLTLQLQELQEQKNCDHEAEIQHLQKQIDLLEEIDEVNVEKSQRQDRKCAQHLQLLESLTTELDWVRTTLHEEKEQAKQQHLAEQAKLQDSWTWCKRLNEELKRIRDLLMNSDEQLLAQSERNSQHHSSINVLEQDLETCQPQEQDQYLFQHEQVDSVVRELNAEKTHSKHTNNLELELRDMVAEMSTLKNQVENSQQQWKRLAVREEELRLEVESLLANNAQLSQAKAELARQVQDLEITKEKLTLSQQDYEKVHTQLQEADVNLSFQISKQHDRKLRHRERLCKAKEVYLRETAWRDEKIVEQQRELEILSMRLQRESDMVKMVQTENEALLLNKKELLCRLNEEEGARASAVATTTSMHRRLDLLKKELWQRDEKLIKYIELDNLIRQLLNCQSLTASEDLKRLILLKTQISEGTV; encoded by the exons ATGGAGTCGTTGAGTGAGATGGAGCAGCGCTTGGTGCAGGAAGGACTGTCTGTGGACGCCTCCAGCTCTGAGCGTCTGGCTTTGCTGTGGCGGCTCTACGTGGAGAAGGACAAACGCGCGAGAGAGCTCACTCGGAACATACTGGAGCTGCGCTTGGAGCACGCGGCGGAGCTCAAAATC GCGAGCAGGCGTTCTGGTCAGGAGAATCTCCTGGAAGAGCGGAAGTGTCTGGAGAAGGATGTGGCTGAGGCGACCTCCAGGCTGCACATGGCCCACGGGGAGATCCACCGCCTCACTGAGGAGCTGGAGTCAGCCCGCTCGGCCCTCAGAGCCTACG AGTCAGAGCTCCAGGCTGCTCAGCTAGAAATTGAGCAACTTAGACAGGAAATAGAGGACTGGAAACGCCATG ATGTGGCTGAACACATCAAGgtagaggaggtgaaggagtTCCTGGTGGCAGAGGTCCTTCAGCTGAAGACCACTGTTCACAAAATGAACACTGACTGCTTGCAGTTGCTTGAGCTG GTTAAAGACACTGACAGGGATGAAGGTGACAGTGACGAGGCGTTTACTCAGAAACTGTCAAAG AGTCAGATCCTCAGCACGACTTCTTCATCTAAAGTTAAGAGGAAGAAAGCACTACAGGACATCCATAAGAG GTGCCgcgaggagatggaggagatggaggctcGGCTTGAGCAGGAGACCCTGCAGAGGAAGAAAGCAGTGGAGGAATGTGAagatcagaggaagaggaggcaaGTGGCGGAAGACCTTACCCTGCAGCTGCAGGAACTGCAGGAGCAAAAAAATTGCGACCATGAGGCTGAAATCCAGCACCTTCAGAAGCAG ATAGATCTCCTGGAAGAAATTGATGAAGTCAATGTTGAGAAATCTCAGAGACAGGACAGGAAGTGTGCGCAGCACCTGCAGCTG CTGGAGTCTCTGACCACTGAACTGGACTGGGTCAGGACCACACTTCATGAAGAGAAAGAGCAGGCCAAACAACAACACTTGGCTGAGCAGGCCAAG CTGCAGGACTCCTGGACATGGTGCAAGAGGCTAAATGAGGAGCTCAAGAGGATTCGTGATCTCCTCATGAACAGTGACGAACAGCTGCTTGCTCAGAGTGAGAGGAACAGCCAACATCACAGCAGCATCAACGTCCTAGAGCAAGACCTGGAGACGTGCCAGCCTCAGGAGCAGGACCAGTACCTGTTCCAGCACGAGCAGGTGGACTCTGTGGTGAGAGAG CTAAATGCAGAGAAGActcacagcaaacacaccaacaaCCTGGAGCTGGAGCTTAGGGACATGGTGGCTGAGATGTCCACCTTGAAGAATCAAGTGGAGAACTCCCAACAGCAGTG GAAGCGCTTAgcagtgagggaggaggagctgCGGCTGGAGGTGGAGTCACTGCTGGCCAATAACGCTCAGCTGAGTCAGGCCAAGGCGGAGCTTGCTCGGCAGGTCCAAGACCTGGAGATAACTAAG gagaaactgaccctcAGCCAGCAGGACTATGAGAAAGTCCACACGCAGCTCCAGGAAGCCGATGTTAACTTGTCCTTTCAGATCAG CAAGCAGCATGACAGGAAGCTACGGCACAGAGAGAGACTTTGCAAGGCCAAAGAGGTGTATCTCAGGGAGACGGCCTGGCGAGACGAGAAGATCGTGGAGCAGCAGAGGGAGCTGGAGATCCTCAGCATGCGTCTTCAGAGG GAGAGTGACATGGTGAAGATGGTGCAGACTGAGAACGAGGCTCTGCTCCTTAACAAGAAAGAGCTGCTCTGTCGGTTGAATGAAGAGGAGGGTGCCAGAGCAAGTGCTGTTGCCACAACAACGTCCATGCACCGAAG GCTGGATCTTcttaagaaagagctttggcAGAGAGATGAAAAGCTGATAAAGTACATAGAGCTTGACAACCTCATTAGACAGCTGCTCAACTGCCAATCGCTCACTGCTTCTGAG GACCTGAAGAGGCTGATATTGTTAAAGACCCAGATCAGTGAGGGCACTGTGTAA
- the LOC143527554 gene encoding uncharacterized protein LOC143527554 isoform X1 — MESLSEMEQRLVQEGLSVDASSSERLALLWRLYVEKDKRARELTRNILELRLEHAAELKIASRRSGQENLLEERKCLEKDVAEATSRLHMAHGEIHRLTEELESARSALRAYESELQAAQLEIEQLRQEIEDWKRHDVAEHIKVEEVKEFLVAEVLQLKTTVHKMNTDCLQLLELVKDTDRDEGDSDEAFTQKLSKSQILSTTSSSKVKRKKALQDIHKRCREEMEEMEARLEQETLQRKKAVEECEDQRKRRQVAEDLTLQLQELQEQKNCDHEAEIQHLQKQIDLLEEIDEVNVEKSQRQDRKCAQHLQLLESLTTELDWVRTTLHEEKEQAKQQHLAEQAKLQDSWTWCKRLNEELKRIRDLLMNSDEQLLAQSERNSQHHSSINVLEQDLETCQPQEQDQYLFQHEQVDSVVREQLNAEKTHSKHTNNLELELRDMVAEMSTLKNQVENSQQQWKRLAVREEELRLEVESLLANNAQLSQAKAELARQVQDLEITKEKLTLSQQDYEKVHTQLQEADVNLSFQISKQHDRKLRHRERLCKAKEVYLRETAWRDEKIVEQQRELEILSMRLQRESDMVKMVQTENEALLLNKKELLCRLNEEEGARASAVATTTSMHRRLDLLKKELWQRDEKLIKYIELDNLIRQLLNCQSLTASEDLKRLILLKTQISEGTV; from the exons ATGGAGTCGTTGAGTGAGATGGAGCAGCGCTTGGTGCAGGAAGGACTGTCTGTGGACGCCTCCAGCTCTGAGCGTCTGGCTTTGCTGTGGCGGCTCTACGTGGAGAAGGACAAACGCGCGAGAGAGCTCACTCGGAACATACTGGAGCTGCGCTTGGAGCACGCGGCGGAGCTCAAAATC GCGAGCAGGCGTTCTGGTCAGGAGAATCTCCTGGAAGAGCGGAAGTGTCTGGAGAAGGATGTGGCTGAGGCGACCTCCAGGCTGCACATGGCCCACGGGGAGATCCACCGCCTCACTGAGGAGCTGGAGTCAGCCCGCTCGGCCCTCAGAGCCTACG AGTCAGAGCTCCAGGCTGCTCAGCTAGAAATTGAGCAACTTAGACAGGAAATAGAGGACTGGAAACGCCATG ATGTGGCTGAACACATCAAGgtagaggaggtgaaggagtTCCTGGTGGCAGAGGTCCTTCAGCTGAAGACCACTGTTCACAAAATGAACACTGACTGCTTGCAGTTGCTTGAGCTG GTTAAAGACACTGACAGGGATGAAGGTGACAGTGACGAGGCGTTTACTCAGAAACTGTCAAAG AGTCAGATCCTCAGCACGACTTCTTCATCTAAAGTTAAGAGGAAGAAAGCACTACAGGACATCCATAAGAG GTGCCgcgaggagatggaggagatggaggctcGGCTTGAGCAGGAGACCCTGCAGAGGAAGAAAGCAGTGGAGGAATGTGAagatcagaggaagaggaggcaaGTGGCGGAAGACCTTACCCTGCAGCTGCAGGAACTGCAGGAGCAAAAAAATTGCGACCATGAGGCTGAAATCCAGCACCTTCAGAAGCAG ATAGATCTCCTGGAAGAAATTGATGAAGTCAATGTTGAGAAATCTCAGAGACAGGACAGGAAGTGTGCGCAGCACCTGCAGCTG CTGGAGTCTCTGACCACTGAACTGGACTGGGTCAGGACCACACTTCATGAAGAGAAAGAGCAGGCCAAACAACAACACTTGGCTGAGCAGGCCAAG CTGCAGGACTCCTGGACATGGTGCAAGAGGCTAAATGAGGAGCTCAAGAGGATTCGTGATCTCCTCATGAACAGTGACGAACAGCTGCTTGCTCAGAGTGAGAGGAACAGCCAACATCACAGCAGCATCAACGTCCTAGAGCAAGACCTGGAGACGTGCCAGCCTCAGGAGCAGGACCAGTACCTGTTCCAGCACGAGCAGGTGGACTCTGTGGTGAGAGAG CAGCTAAATGCAGAGAAGActcacagcaaacacaccaacaaCCTGGAGCTGGAGCTTAGGGACATGGTGGCTGAGATGTCCACCTTGAAGAATCAAGTGGAGAACTCCCAACAGCAGTG GAAGCGCTTAgcagtgagggaggaggagctgCGGCTGGAGGTGGAGTCACTGCTGGCCAATAACGCTCAGCTGAGTCAGGCCAAGGCGGAGCTTGCTCGGCAGGTCCAAGACCTGGAGATAACTAAG gagaaactgaccctcAGCCAGCAGGACTATGAGAAAGTCCACACGCAGCTCCAGGAAGCCGATGTTAACTTGTCCTTTCAGATCAG CAAGCAGCATGACAGGAAGCTACGGCACAGAGAGAGACTTTGCAAGGCCAAAGAGGTGTATCTCAGGGAGACGGCCTGGCGAGACGAGAAGATCGTGGAGCAGCAGAGGGAGCTGGAGATCCTCAGCATGCGTCTTCAGAGG GAGAGTGACATGGTGAAGATGGTGCAGACTGAGAACGAGGCTCTGCTCCTTAACAAGAAAGAGCTGCTCTGTCGGTTGAATGAAGAGGAGGGTGCCAGAGCAAGTGCTGTTGCCACAACAACGTCCATGCACCGAAG GCTGGATCTTcttaagaaagagctttggcAGAGAGATGAAAAGCTGATAAAGTACATAGAGCTTGACAACCTCATTAGACAGCTGCTCAACTGCCAATCGCTCACTGCTTCTGAG GACCTGAAGAGGCTGATATTGTTAAAGACCCAGATCAGTGAGGGCACTGTGTAA
- the LOC143527554 gene encoding uncharacterized protein LOC143527554 isoform X3, with protein MESLSEMEQRLVQEGLSVDASSSERLALLWRLYVEKDKRARELTRNILELRLEHAAELKIASRRSGQENLLEERKCLEKDVAEATSRLHMAHGEIHRLTEELESARSALRAYESELQAAQLEIEQLRQEIEDWKRHDVAEHIKVEEVKEFLVAEVLQLKTTVHKMNTDCLQLLELVKDTDRDEGDSDEAFTQKLSKSQILSTTSSSKVKRKKALQDIHKRCREEMEEMEARLEQETLQRKKAVEECEDQRKRRQVAEDLTLQLQELQEQKNCDHEAEIQHLQKQIDLLEEIDEVNVEKSQRQDRKCAQHLQLLESLTTELDWVRTTLHEEKEQAKQQHLAEQAKDSWTWCKRLNEELKRIRDLLMNSDEQLLAQSERNSQHHSSINVLEQDLETCQPQEQDQYLFQHEQVDSVVREQLNAEKTHSKHTNNLELELRDMVAEMSTLKNQVENSQQQWKRLAVREEELRLEVESLLANNAQLSQAKAELARQVQDLEITKEKLTLSQQDYEKVHTQLQEADVNLSFQISKQHDRKLRHRERLCKAKEVYLRETAWRDEKIVEQQRELEILSMRLQRESDMVKMVQTENEALLLNKKELLCRLNEEEGARASAVATTTSMHRRLDLLKKELWQRDEKLIKYIELDNLIRQLLNCQSLTASEDLKRLILLKTQISEGTV; from the exons ATGGAGTCGTTGAGTGAGATGGAGCAGCGCTTGGTGCAGGAAGGACTGTCTGTGGACGCCTCCAGCTCTGAGCGTCTGGCTTTGCTGTGGCGGCTCTACGTGGAGAAGGACAAACGCGCGAGAGAGCTCACTCGGAACATACTGGAGCTGCGCTTGGAGCACGCGGCGGAGCTCAAAATC GCGAGCAGGCGTTCTGGTCAGGAGAATCTCCTGGAAGAGCGGAAGTGTCTGGAGAAGGATGTGGCTGAGGCGACCTCCAGGCTGCACATGGCCCACGGGGAGATCCACCGCCTCACTGAGGAGCTGGAGTCAGCCCGCTCGGCCCTCAGAGCCTACG AGTCAGAGCTCCAGGCTGCTCAGCTAGAAATTGAGCAACTTAGACAGGAAATAGAGGACTGGAAACGCCATG ATGTGGCTGAACACATCAAGgtagaggaggtgaaggagtTCCTGGTGGCAGAGGTCCTTCAGCTGAAGACCACTGTTCACAAAATGAACACTGACTGCTTGCAGTTGCTTGAGCTG GTTAAAGACACTGACAGGGATGAAGGTGACAGTGACGAGGCGTTTACTCAGAAACTGTCAAAG AGTCAGATCCTCAGCACGACTTCTTCATCTAAAGTTAAGAGGAAGAAAGCACTACAGGACATCCATAAGAG GTGCCgcgaggagatggaggagatggaggctcGGCTTGAGCAGGAGACCCTGCAGAGGAAGAAAGCAGTGGAGGAATGTGAagatcagaggaagaggaggcaaGTGGCGGAAGACCTTACCCTGCAGCTGCAGGAACTGCAGGAGCAAAAAAATTGCGACCATGAGGCTGAAATCCAGCACCTTCAGAAGCAG ATAGATCTCCTGGAAGAAATTGATGAAGTCAATGTTGAGAAATCTCAGAGACAGGACAGGAAGTGTGCGCAGCACCTGCAGCTG CTGGAGTCTCTGACCACTGAACTGGACTGGGTCAGGACCACACTTCATGAAGAGAAAGAGCAGGCCAAACAACAACACTTGGCTGAGCAGGCCAAG GACTCCTGGACATGGTGCAAGAGGCTAAATGAGGAGCTCAAGAGGATTCGTGATCTCCTCATGAACAGTGACGAACAGCTGCTTGCTCAGAGTGAGAGGAACAGCCAACATCACAGCAGCATCAACGTCCTAGAGCAAGACCTGGAGACGTGCCAGCCTCAGGAGCAGGACCAGTACCTGTTCCAGCACGAGCAGGTGGACTCTGTGGTGAGAGAG CAGCTAAATGCAGAGAAGActcacagcaaacacaccaacaaCCTGGAGCTGGAGCTTAGGGACATGGTGGCTGAGATGTCCACCTTGAAGAATCAAGTGGAGAACTCCCAACAGCAGTG GAAGCGCTTAgcagtgagggaggaggagctgCGGCTGGAGGTGGAGTCACTGCTGGCCAATAACGCTCAGCTGAGTCAGGCCAAGGCGGAGCTTGCTCGGCAGGTCCAAGACCTGGAGATAACTAAG gagaaactgaccctcAGCCAGCAGGACTATGAGAAAGTCCACACGCAGCTCCAGGAAGCCGATGTTAACTTGTCCTTTCAGATCAG CAAGCAGCATGACAGGAAGCTACGGCACAGAGAGAGACTTTGCAAGGCCAAAGAGGTGTATCTCAGGGAGACGGCCTGGCGAGACGAGAAGATCGTGGAGCAGCAGAGGGAGCTGGAGATCCTCAGCATGCGTCTTCAGAGG GAGAGTGACATGGTGAAGATGGTGCAGACTGAGAACGAGGCTCTGCTCCTTAACAAGAAAGAGCTGCTCTGTCGGTTGAATGAAGAGGAGGGTGCCAGAGCAAGTGCTGTTGCCACAACAACGTCCATGCACCGAAG GCTGGATCTTcttaagaaagagctttggcAGAGAGATGAAAAGCTGATAAAGTACATAGAGCTTGACAACCTCATTAGACAGCTGCTCAACTGCCAATCGCTCACTGCTTCTGAG GACCTGAAGAGGCTGATATTGTTAAAGACCCAGATCAGTGAGGGCACTGTGTAA
- the LOC143527554 gene encoding uncharacterized protein LOC143527554 isoform X4: protein MESLSEMEQRLVQEGLSVDASSSERLALLWRLYVEKDKRARELTRNILELRLEHAAELKIASRRSGQENLLEERKCLEKDVAEATSRLHMAHGEIHRLTEELESARSALRAYESELQAAQLEIEQLRQEIEDWKRHDVAEHIKVEEVKEFLVAEVLQLKTTVHKMNTDCLQLLELVKDTDRDEGDSDEAFTQKLSKSQILSTTSSSKVKRKKALQDIHKRCREEMEEMEARLEQETLQRKKAVEECEDQRKRRQVAEDLTLQLQELQEQKNCDHEAEIQHLQKQIDLLEEIDEVNVEKSQRQDRKCAQHLQLLESLTTELDWVRTTLHEEKEQAKQQHLAEQAKLQDSWTWCKRLNEELKRIRDLLMNSDEQLLAQSERNSQHHSSINVLEQDLETCQPQEQDQYLFQHEQVDSVQLNAEKTHSKHTNNLELELRDMVAEMSTLKNQVENSQQQWKRLAVREEELRLEVESLLANNAQLSQAKAELARQVQDLEITKEKLTLSQQDYEKVHTQLQEADVNLSFQISKQHDRKLRHRERLCKAKEVYLRETAWRDEKIVEQQRELEILSMRLQRESDMVKMVQTENEALLLNKKELLCRLNEEEGARASAVATTTSMHRRLDLLKKELWQRDEKLIKYIELDNLIRQLLNCQSLTASEDLKRLILLKTQISEGTV, encoded by the exons ATGGAGTCGTTGAGTGAGATGGAGCAGCGCTTGGTGCAGGAAGGACTGTCTGTGGACGCCTCCAGCTCTGAGCGTCTGGCTTTGCTGTGGCGGCTCTACGTGGAGAAGGACAAACGCGCGAGAGAGCTCACTCGGAACATACTGGAGCTGCGCTTGGAGCACGCGGCGGAGCTCAAAATC GCGAGCAGGCGTTCTGGTCAGGAGAATCTCCTGGAAGAGCGGAAGTGTCTGGAGAAGGATGTGGCTGAGGCGACCTCCAGGCTGCACATGGCCCACGGGGAGATCCACCGCCTCACTGAGGAGCTGGAGTCAGCCCGCTCGGCCCTCAGAGCCTACG AGTCAGAGCTCCAGGCTGCTCAGCTAGAAATTGAGCAACTTAGACAGGAAATAGAGGACTGGAAACGCCATG ATGTGGCTGAACACATCAAGgtagaggaggtgaaggagtTCCTGGTGGCAGAGGTCCTTCAGCTGAAGACCACTGTTCACAAAATGAACACTGACTGCTTGCAGTTGCTTGAGCTG GTTAAAGACACTGACAGGGATGAAGGTGACAGTGACGAGGCGTTTACTCAGAAACTGTCAAAG AGTCAGATCCTCAGCACGACTTCTTCATCTAAAGTTAAGAGGAAGAAAGCACTACAGGACATCCATAAGAG GTGCCgcgaggagatggaggagatggaggctcGGCTTGAGCAGGAGACCCTGCAGAGGAAGAAAGCAGTGGAGGAATGTGAagatcagaggaagaggaggcaaGTGGCGGAAGACCTTACCCTGCAGCTGCAGGAACTGCAGGAGCAAAAAAATTGCGACCATGAGGCTGAAATCCAGCACCTTCAGAAGCAG ATAGATCTCCTGGAAGAAATTGATGAAGTCAATGTTGAGAAATCTCAGAGACAGGACAGGAAGTGTGCGCAGCACCTGCAGCTG CTGGAGTCTCTGACCACTGAACTGGACTGGGTCAGGACCACACTTCATGAAGAGAAAGAGCAGGCCAAACAACAACACTTGGCTGAGCAGGCCAAG CTGCAGGACTCCTGGACATGGTGCAAGAGGCTAAATGAGGAGCTCAAGAGGATTCGTGATCTCCTCATGAACAGTGACGAACAGCTGCTTGCTCAGAGTGAGAGGAACAGCCAACATCACAGCAGCATCAACGTCCTAGAGCAAGACCTGGAGACGTGCCAGCCTCAGGAGCAGGACCAGTACCTGTTCCAGCACGAGCAGGTGGACTCTGTG CAGCTAAATGCAGAGAAGActcacagcaaacacaccaacaaCCTGGAGCTGGAGCTTAGGGACATGGTGGCTGAGATGTCCACCTTGAAGAATCAAGTGGAGAACTCCCAACAGCAGTG GAAGCGCTTAgcagtgagggaggaggagctgCGGCTGGAGGTGGAGTCACTGCTGGCCAATAACGCTCAGCTGAGTCAGGCCAAGGCGGAGCTTGCTCGGCAGGTCCAAGACCTGGAGATAACTAAG gagaaactgaccctcAGCCAGCAGGACTATGAGAAAGTCCACACGCAGCTCCAGGAAGCCGATGTTAACTTGTCCTTTCAGATCAG CAAGCAGCATGACAGGAAGCTACGGCACAGAGAGAGACTTTGCAAGGCCAAAGAGGTGTATCTCAGGGAGACGGCCTGGCGAGACGAGAAGATCGTGGAGCAGCAGAGGGAGCTGGAGATCCTCAGCATGCGTCTTCAGAGG GAGAGTGACATGGTGAAGATGGTGCAGACTGAGAACGAGGCTCTGCTCCTTAACAAGAAAGAGCTGCTCTGTCGGTTGAATGAAGAGGAGGGTGCCAGAGCAAGTGCTGTTGCCACAACAACGTCCATGCACCGAAG GCTGGATCTTcttaagaaagagctttggcAGAGAGATGAAAAGCTGATAAAGTACATAGAGCTTGACAACCTCATTAGACAGCTGCTCAACTGCCAATCGCTCACTGCTTCTGAG GACCTGAAGAGGCTGATATTGTTAAAGACCCAGATCAGTGAGGGCACTGTGTAA